The genomic window GTGGGTCCAGGTCTCGATGGAGTGGCTGTGCATGCGGCTGTTCCTTGCAAATGCTTCGCGTGTGCACGGCAAAAAGCCGCGCGCTTTGTCAGCACTTTATATAGCGCACGTTTGTGGCGTTGCGTGTACGCCAGCGGCATCGCCCCCGCCGCCTCACGACATGTCGTGCCGGAAGGCGACGGGGGCAGCGGAACGCGCGGGGGTGCGGGTGGGGGTTCGCAGCGCGTTCATCCGTTGTAACTCTCAGCCATTGTAAGCCTTCAACCGCCCGTGCCGCAGGCCGCGGGTGTAGCCTTGCGATACCTTGGTCTCCAGCTCGTACTCGAGATACTCGTTGACGAGGATCAGCATGCGGATGGTGGCGCGCAGATCGCCGCCCGCCATGGCAATGGCCTCATCGGCCGCCGCGTCGAGGCGATCCAATTCCGATGGGGGATTTGGCTCAGGGGAAGCCGACATGGCGCTGGTCCGGTGCTCGTGTGGTGGTTCAGAAGTTCGCTTCATTTTCTCCGCGCGCTTCAAGCGAACTTCTGAACCTGAACCACACGAGAATCATAGGCTTGCTGGTGTCCCTTTGAT from Nitrobacteraceae bacterium AZCC 1564 includes these protein-coding regions:
- a CDS encoding hypothetical protein (product_source=Hypo-rule applied), giving the protein MSASPEPNPPSELDRLDAAADEAIAMAGGDLRATIRMLILVNEYLEYELETKVSQGYTRGLRHGRLKAYNG